GAAGGGCTCGCCAACATCGGGGTGGTATCGGCCGACGAACGCGATGCGTTGTTGCGCGAACTCGATGCGCTGGCCGAGGATTTTCGTGCGGGCGCCTTCGTGCTCGACGATCGCTTCGAAGACGGTCATTCGGCGATCGAAGCGCGCCTCACCGAGCGCCTCGGCGATGCGGGCCGTCGCGTGCATACGGGGCGCAGCCGCAACGACCAGATTCTCGTCGCCACGCGACTGTGGCTGAAGGAAAAGCTCGCCACGCTGGAAACCCTCTGCCGTCGCATCGCCGAGGTCTGCCTCGACCGCGCGGCGGGCGAGGCGCTGCCGATGCCCGGTTACACGCACATCCAGCGCGCGGTGGTGTCGTCCACCGGCATGTGGTTCGCCGCCTTCGCCGAAGCCTTCATCGACAACACGCTGCGCGCGCGCCAGGCGTCCGCCCTGATCGACGCCAATCCGCTCGGCACCGCAGCCGGCTACGGCGTGAACGTGGCGCTCGATCGCGCCCATACCACGGCCGCGCTCGGGTTCGGCCGCATGCAGGTATCGCCGATCTACGCGCAGCTCTCGCGCGGCAAGTTCGAAATGGCCGCGCTGGATGCCGTCGGCACGGCCCTGCTCGACACGCGCCGCCTGGCCTGGGACCTCTCGCTGTTCACCACGGCCGAGTTCGATTTCGTGAAGCTGCCGGCGGAATACACCACCGGTTCGTCGATCATGCCGAACAAGCGCAATCCCGACGTGGTGGAACTGCTGCGAGCGAGCTACGCCAGCGTGGCGGCGGCGCGCACCGAGATCGAGCAGTTGCTTTCGCTGCCGTCCGGCTACCAGCGCGACCTCCAGTTCTCCAAGGGCTCGCTGTTCCATGGCTTCTCCATGGGCCTGGGTGCGCTGGAACTGCTGCCCGACATGCTCGCCCGTTTCGAGTGGAAGGCCGAGAAGATGCGTGCCGCCATCGAACCGGCGATGTACGCCACCGACGTGGCCATCGAGCAGGCCGTCGCGGGCGTGCCGTTCCGCGACGCGTATCGCGCCGCGGCGGAAACGGCCGCTTCGGCGGGCGAGGGGCGTTCGCCGGAATCCAGCCTCGCGGCGCGCAAGTCGCCGGGTGCCGGGCATGACCTGATGCTTGACGTGTTGCGCAAGCGGCTACACACCGTAGCCAGCTGACCAGGTTCATCGCTTCGCACGATTCGCCGATACGATCGGCTCCCACCCATCCGGTAGGAAGTTTGCTACCGGAGGGATTTCCTGCACGGACCTCCTGCCGAACGGACCCTTACTCCTTCGATAGCAAGCTTCTTGCGCAGGAATCCCTTGCTGAAAGCTTTCTTGCCGAAGGAGCTTTCACCCTTCGGTAGCGAGCATCGTCCGCGAAAGACTTTCCTACCGAAGGGGTGGGAGCCGATCGTATCGGCGAAGGGAGCTTGCGGTATCGCAGCTACCGAAAGCAGATCACCGCCTCTCGTTGGAATGATCGCCATCAAAGGACGGGGCGGACTCTGTCCGTCCAAAACCCGTGCCACGTCGAATGAACTTCACCAACCCCCTGGGGCGACCAATCCGAGCCACATCATCGCAATAAGCGCGATGACGAATGTGATACTTGCCGTCTTGATCGCGCGGTCTCTGGCGATGATGCACGCGAGCGACCCGGTGGCTAGCAGAACGTGCCATAACTGAATGGGCACGGCTATCTCTCGCAAAAATAGGCGCCTGCGACCGTCCCTACGGTGGTACCGATACCAAAGCCCGCGGGGCCTCCAAGACCCCAGGTCGAGCCCACGCCTATGGCGGCTCCAAACAGCGCTCCGGCCGCGGTAAATCCGGCAACGCATCTATTGTATGAAGTGTTTTCAATGAACTCGGCTTTCATCAGGCCGCCGTGAATCTTCAAAGCTTCCGTGGTGCGCAACTCGCGCATACGTTCTATCCTCTTATACGGTTCATCGTGTGAACACGCATATTTAGGCACGGAGCATCATTTCCGTCATTCAGCGTTTTGTAAATCGCCGCGTAAGTCTGGCGTATTTCTGAATCGGTTGATTACCTACCCATCATGCTCTCGAACGCTTTTTTTCGGTGAGCTTTTCCAGGCATAACCTGAGGCTCTCCGCGAACTAACTTGGCCCGCAGAGGCCTGCGTCTCGTTGAAGAGGCTCCCGATATCCCGGCCAAAGAGGGCGGCTTACTCTCGCCCAAGTTAGAAAGCTCGCTACCGAAGGGTGGGAGCGGACCCTGTCCGCGATAGTCGCTAGCGATACGCTTGCTATCGCAGCGGCTGATCCCATGCCATGCGAGTCAACGAGCCTGGTGTGGGAGCTGACTCCGTCGGCGATGCCATCCGCCAAGCCGCCACGCCGCGCACACCATCCGCAACAAAGACGCGTCATCGCATCGCCACGCCTACAGACAACCCATCATCGATTTGATAGGGTTCCCTCGTTGCCCGCGTTGCTACTCACACGGTGTCGCAGGCAACCATCGCTCGAAGCGGTGAAGAGCGCAGGGCAGAGGTGGTGGAACACCGTCTGCCCTGCTGACCAAACCAACTCCACTAAAGTTGATTCGGCTATGCGAAATAGTACGCGATTCAAGCGCCCGCCGCTTCCCAGCGGCAGCACCCTCGACGGTTACCGGACTCTCTGGCCACCTGCCAGACGCGGTTGACGAACCGCGGCGTCCGCCGTGTTTGCTGCGACTTTTCTCAGCCGTACGACCCGGCGCGTCAGCGCTCGGTCTGAATCCGGCTGACGCCGCACCCCACTTCCCAACCCCAACGCCCGGCGCCCGGACACGGGCAGGCCGTCGAGCCTCATCGTCTTCGAGCGATGGCTCCGCCCGCGGCGCGCCCGTGACACGGCGTGCCGCACCTCGGCAGCGTCCCTCACGTCACTCCTGCGAAGGCAGGAGCCCAGCGTCTCTCGCTCGTTGATGGCGTGAGGCGCAAGACACTGGATTCCTGCCTTCGCAGGAATGACGGGTAGGAGGGCGTGCAGACGACTGGGTAAGACACCCTTTTTTCTCAAGGAGTACGCAATGGATGAACGCAAAGAGCCCTGGATGCTCGGCAACGGAAGCTATGGCCTCGTGCCCGACGCCACAACCGACGAACTGCTCAACGACGCGACCGAGTGGTTGCAGTACGCCAAGGGTCTCACTGAACTGCTGAGCGAGATGGTCGGTGACTCGGAGATCCTCGATCGTCGTCGCTTGATGCTCGCCATGGGCGCGGTTGGCGTGCTGACCGACATGGGCAT
This window of the Luteibacter aegosomatis genome carries:
- a CDS encoding argininosuccinate lyase; amino-acid sequence: MTQPLWQKSDTQVDARIMRFLAGNDVVLDREFFLHDITASKAHVEGLANIGVVSADERDALLRELDALAEDFRAGAFVLDDRFEDGHSAIEARLTERLGDAGRRVHTGRSRNDQILVATRLWLKEKLATLETLCRRIAEVCLDRAAGEALPMPGYTHIQRAVVSSTGMWFAAFAEAFIDNTLRARQASALIDANPLGTAAGYGVNVALDRAHTTAALGFGRMQVSPIYAQLSRGKFEMAALDAVGTALLDTRRLAWDLSLFTTAEFDFVKLPAEYTTGSSIMPNKRNPDVVELLRASYASVAAARTEIEQLLSLPSGYQRDLQFSKGSLFHGFSMGLGALELLPDMLARFEWKAEKMRAAIEPAMYATDVAIEQAVAGVPFRDAYRAAAETAASAGEGRSPESSLAARKSPGAGHDLMLDVLRKRLHTVAS